Proteins from a genomic interval of Rubinisphaera italica:
- a CDS encoding putative quinol monooxygenase codes for MSSSELHPLADEVSQHLTDPRKTFMMLVYCDVQSGKEDEFKTAFHPALKATVEEAGNFTYRLIQQANIPTAFIVIEHWQDLQSLDDHLKHPYLEKLLSDLEPLLTKPPRVDVFQEYVAL; via the coding sequence ATGAGCAGTTCGGAATTGCATCCACTGGCTGATGAAGTCAGTCAGCATCTGACGGATCCGAGAAAAACGTTCATGATGCTCGTTTATTGCGATGTTCAATCGGGTAAAGAAGACGAATTCAAAACAGCCTTCCATCCAGCACTCAAAGCAACCGTTGAAGAAGCGGGCAACTTCACCTACCGACTCATTCAACAGGCAAACATTCCCACGGCCTTTATCGTCATCGAACACTGGCAGGATCTGCAGTCACTCGATGATCACCTCAAACACCCCTACCTGGAAAAACTCTTGTCCGACCTGGAACCCCTGCTGACAAAGCCTCCCAGAGTCGATGTTTTTCAGGAATATGTCGCGTTATGA
- a CDS encoding Swt1 family HEPN domain-containing protein — protein sequence MTVSDSPPNNQAAESQTELQRDYVRDALDVLTNALGPYVESQLRATFGDQWKRNARSSFRRPREESPGGKSDDFTWDAHSALTVMWDQWNAVFRQHLGHYERSLVSELREFRNRWAHQRQLNFDDSYRVLDSIERLLSAIGCDEDARKIYDTKQELLGREFSDKINEEQITKQNVRNKWWTVGVYIVCCIAIVAQMILSWSSSGYLIAGFVVLVFIYLIYQRMQFEPVIYGPRECRKCFRIIYTQECPYCGKKPSPQE from the coding sequence ATGACAGTGTCGGACTCTCCACCAAACAATCAGGCAGCCGAATCACAGACAGAACTCCAGCGCGATTACGTTCGAGATGCACTTGATGTTCTGACCAACGCCCTCGGACCATATGTCGAAAGTCAGCTCCGAGCAACATTCGGCGACCAATGGAAGCGAAACGCGCGTTCGAGTTTCCGCAGACCTCGTGAAGAATCGCCCGGAGGCAAGTCGGACGATTTCACCTGGGATGCACATTCGGCTCTGACGGTTATGTGGGATCAGTGGAACGCCGTTTTTCGTCAACATCTCGGGCATTACGAACGCTCGCTCGTTAGCGAACTTCGAGAGTTCCGAAATCGCTGGGCCCATCAACGCCAGTTGAATTTTGACGACAGTTACCGCGTGCTCGACAGCATCGAACGCTTACTCAGTGCAATCGGCTGCGATGAGGACGCCCGCAAAATCTACGATACAAAACAGGAACTCCTCGGTCGCGAATTTTCCGACAAAATCAATGAGGAACAAATCACCAAACAGAATGTCCGCAACAAATGGTGGACGGTCGGAGTTTATATTGTCTGCTGCATCGCGATTGTCGCTCAGATGATTCTCTCCTGGAGTTCCAGCGGCTATCTGATTGCTGGTTTCGTCGTGCTCGTATTTATCTATCTGATCTATCAGCGAATGCAGTTTGAACCAGTCATTTACGGTCCTAGAGAGTGCCGCAAGTGTTTCCGCATCATTTACACTCAGGAATGCCCTTACTGCGGCAAAAAACCCTCGCCTCAGGAATAG
- a CDS encoding beta-propeller domain-containing protein, producing MKLETFYRSFAVIAVTLTLFLQAGPAVAEEVTHSFLACGQKTYMVDGDGNTIWTYPHSTRDGYVLPNGNIVLTLSKGKQYSGGAVVEVATDGSERLIWKGTQSEVNSAHPTASDTFVITEAGSKPRLLEVDRAGNVVVEFPLECQTENFHLQTRMARKLDDGTYLVPHLLDFAVKNYDRNGKVLSSIDTTVKNDPERKIHSWPFTAIRHGEGHTLVCCTNGNRVVDFNAKGENVWQLTNEDFPGTWLQDPCGGQVLPNGNFVITSYKVNRSKIDSPKLIEVNQDKEVVWTYRSDSPVGIHHFQILDTNGLKLTPPVLK from the coding sequence ATGAAGCTCGAAACTTTTTATCGATCGTTCGCAGTCATAGCCGTAACGCTCACATTGTTTCTTCAAGCAGGACCGGCAGTCGCTGAAGAAGTCACTCACAGTTTCCTCGCCTGCGGTCAAAAGACATACATGGTCGATGGTGATGGCAACACCATCTGGACTTATCCGCATTCCACTCGAGATGGCTATGTTCTCCCAAATGGAAATATCGTGCTGACTCTCAGTAAAGGAAAGCAGTATTCCGGAGGTGCTGTGGTCGAAGTCGCAACCGATGGCTCTGAACGTCTGATCTGGAAAGGAACGCAATCCGAGGTCAATAGTGCTCATCCGACGGCGTCGGACACATTTGTAATCACAGAAGCCGGGTCCAAGCCACGTTTACTGGAAGTGGATCGCGCTGGTAATGTTGTTGTCGAGTTCCCACTGGAATGTCAGACCGAAAACTTCCATCTGCAAACCCGCATGGCTCGCAAACTGGACGATGGAACCTATCTGGTTCCTCACCTGCTCGATTTTGCCGTGAAAAATTACGACCGCAACGGCAAAGTGCTCAGTAGTATCGATACAACGGTCAAGAACGATCCCGAACGAAAGATTCACTCCTGGCCTTTCACGGCAATCCGTCACGGTGAAGGACATACGCTCGTCTGTTGCACAAATGGAAATCGTGTGGTCGACTTCAATGCAAAAGGGGAAAACGTATGGCAACTCACCAACGAAGATTTCCCCGGCACCTGGCTGCAGGATCCTTGCGGCGGTCAGGTCCTCCCCAACGGAAATTTTGTGATTACGTCCTACAAAGTAAATCGATCAAAGATCGATTCCCCGAAACTGATCGAAGTCAATCAGGATAAGGAAGTCGTCTGGACCTATCGCAGCGACAGCCCCGTCGGCATCCATCATTTTCAGATTCTGGATACGAATGGATTGAAACTCACTCCACCCGTTCTGAAGTAA
- a CDS encoding arylsulfatase: MNRWKLCLTIAAGILLGVHSKEFLNADERPNIVIILVDDMGFSDVGCYGSEISTPNLDRLAENGLRFTQFYNTGRCCPTRAALLTGLYSHQAGIGHMNQDKGDKRPGYRGHLLKRCVTIGEVLRPAGYLTAVTGKWHVGASDHSWWPLQRGFDRFYGVPQGGGFYFAPTKGRDLVAGNDIQFSFGDKMPEGFYTTDAFAEQGNEFVKEAVKQEKPFFWYLAFNAPHWPLQADQKDIEKYKGKYLEGWEATRKARHQKQIELGLIDEAWDLTPQDPEGVKWSQLDQSSQEKQDLGMACYAAVMERMDHAVGKVVASLEEQGVLDNTLILFLSDNGGCAEGGDLVKNSGTPEAAWGSADSFIRYGKAWSNVSNTPFRKHKHWNHEGGIASPLIAHWPKGIPQHREGTFCRQPAHVIDLMATCADLGQAKYPKNFYGNEIVPLAGKSLKPLLSGREQRIHEVIFWEHEGNRAVRKGDWKLVANGPKGKWELYDMQNDRTEMHNLAGEKPAKVKELISDWEEWAKESYVLPWIWKPGYMKARAEHVSQ, from the coding sequence ATGAATCGTTGGAAACTCTGCTTGACGATTGCAGCTGGAATTCTGTTGGGAGTTCATTCCAAAGAATTCCTGAATGCCGATGAGCGGCCGAATATTGTGATCATTTTGGTTGATGATATGGGTTTTTCGGATGTCGGCTGTTATGGCAGCGAGATTTCGACGCCGAATTTGGATCGGCTGGCTGAGAATGGATTGCGGTTTACTCAGTTTTATAATACGGGGCGATGTTGTCCGACTCGGGCGGCCTTGTTAACGGGACTGTATTCTCATCAGGCCGGCATTGGTCATATGAATCAGGATAAGGGGGACAAACGGCCGGGATATCGCGGGCATCTTCTGAAAAGGTGCGTCACAATTGGGGAAGTGCTTCGGCCGGCAGGATATTTAACGGCTGTCACGGGCAAGTGGCATGTGGGAGCTTCCGATCATAGCTGGTGGCCATTGCAACGAGGGTTTGATCGATTTTATGGAGTTCCTCAAGGGGGCGGATTTTATTTTGCTCCGACGAAGGGACGCGATCTTGTTGCCGGAAACGATATTCAGTTTTCCTTCGGTGACAAAATGCCCGAAGGGTTTTACACGACTGATGCGTTTGCTGAGCAAGGCAATGAATTCGTGAAAGAAGCGGTCAAGCAAGAGAAGCCGTTTTTCTGGTATCTGGCATTCAATGCACCACACTGGCCTTTGCAGGCTGATCAGAAAGATATTGAGAAATATAAAGGGAAGTATCTCGAAGGCTGGGAAGCGACACGGAAGGCTCGTCATCAAAAACAGATTGAATTGGGTCTAATTGATGAGGCGTGGGATTTGACGCCGCAGGATCCTGAGGGGGTGAAGTGGTCTCAGCTGGATCAGTCGAGCCAGGAGAAACAGGATCTGGGAATGGCCTGTTATGCGGCTGTGATGGAGCGAATGGATCATGCAGTCGGAAAGGTTGTCGCATCCCTTGAAGAACAGGGAGTTCTCGACAACACGCTGATACTATTCCTCTCTGACAATGGAGGATGTGCCGAGGGAGGCGATCTCGTCAAGAATTCAGGAACTCCGGAAGCCGCCTGGGGTTCTGCTGATTCTTTCATTCGCTACGGCAAAGCCTGGTCGAATGTTTCGAACACGCCGTTCCGCAAGCATAAGCATTGGAACCATGAAGGGGGAATTGCGAGTCCGCTGATTGCTCATTGGCCGAAGGGGATTCCTCAACATCGTGAGGGGACATTCTGTCGGCAACCTGCACATGTGATTGATCTGATGGCAACTTGTGCTGATCTTGGTCAGGCGAAGTATCCAAAAAACTTCTACGGCAATGAGATTGTGCCATTAGCGGGTAAGAGTCTGAAGCCACTATTGTCAGGCAGAGAGCAGCGGATTCACGAAGTCATTTTCTGGGAGCATGAGGGAAATCGGGCAGTTCGTAAAGGAGACTGGAAACTGGTCGCGAATGGACCGAAAGGAAAGTGGGAACTGTATGACATGCAAAATGATCGGACAGAAATGCACAATTTAGCCGGCGAAAAACCTGCGAAGGTCAAAGAGTTGATTAGTGACTGGGAAGAATGGGCCAAAGAAAGTTATGTGTTGCCGTGGATCTGGAAGCCAGGGTATATGAAAGCCAGGGCTGAGCATGTGAGTCAGTAA
- the prfA gene encoding peptide chain release factor 1, whose translation MFPSLETKYQRFLELERKLVDPEILSDQTKLLAIQKEYGGLKKVAAVVKEYHALVEDLEAAQMMLDEEKDPKAKEYARKELEGYEEKLEEMQVTLEDLATSGDSITRGGLILEIRAGTGGDEASLFANDLYEMYTRFIDARGWKREVLDFQPTEMGGIKEVIVAVSGEGAFHELQFESGGHRVQRVPETETQGRIHTSAATVAVLPEADDVEIEIRDEDLQIDTYRASGPGGQKVNKTESAIRITHIPTETVVTCQDEKSQHKNKARAMKVLRSRILEAQIQKEANERAEHRRTLIGTGDRSSRIRTYNFPQGRVTDHRIGLTLHKLDQIMQGGLDELVSGLLEFDRQERLNSQN comes from the coding sequence ATGTTTCCCAGCTTGGAAACGAAGTATCAGCGGTTTCTGGAATTGGAACGCAAACTCGTCGATCCTGAAATTCTTTCGGATCAGACGAAGCTCCTCGCTATTCAAAAAGAATACGGCGGCCTGAAAAAAGTGGCAGCCGTGGTCAAAGAGTATCATGCCCTTGTCGAAGACCTCGAAGCGGCTCAAATGATGCTCGACGAGGAAAAAGACCCGAAAGCCAAAGAGTATGCCCGCAAGGAACTCGAAGGCTACGAAGAAAAACTTGAAGAAATGCAGGTCACGCTTGAAGACCTGGCAACTTCGGGCGATTCCATCACACGTGGCGGTCTAATTCTCGAAATTCGTGCCGGCACCGGCGGCGACGAAGCCTCGCTCTTTGCAAATGATCTGTATGAGATGTACACTCGATTCATCGATGCTCGTGGCTGGAAGCGGGAAGTGCTCGATTTTCAACCGACCGAAATGGGCGGCATCAAAGAAGTGATCGTCGCAGTCTCCGGAGAAGGGGCCTTCCACGAACTGCAGTTCGAGAGCGGCGGACATCGCGTTCAGCGTGTTCCTGAAACCGAAACTCAGGGCCGAATTCACACCAGCGCTGCCACAGTCGCTGTACTGCCGGAAGCCGATGATGTCGAAATCGAAATCCGAGACGAAGACCTGCAGATCGATACTTATCGCGCCTCGGGACCGGGTGGTCAGAAGGTGAATAAGACGGAATCCGCGATTCGTATCACTCACATTCCGACTGAAACAGTCGTGACGTGTCAGGATGAGAAAAGCCAGCACAAAAACAAAGCCCGGGCGATGAAGGTACTGCGAAGTCGTATTCTGGAAGCACAAATCCAAAAAGAAGCGAACGAACGAGCCGAGCATCGACGGACATTAATCGGCACAGGAGATCGCAGCAGTCGCATTCGGACCTACAATTTCCCTCAGGGGCGCGTGACCGACCACCGTATCGGCTTGACTTTGCACAAACTGGATCAAATCATGCAGGGTGGACTGGATGAGTTGGTTTCCGGATTACTTGAGTTCGACCGCCAGGAACGTCTCAATAGCCAGAACTAA
- a CDS encoding cupin domain-containing protein has protein sequence MSTSESNQPHIVDLASLPGVPCPCGTARRAFADVAEFPGTIHLTEISTDAETHYHKTLTETYYILECKDDALMELDGQLTPLKPGMCIMIPPGVRHRAIGEMKILNIVFPKFDPADEFVD, from the coding sequence CTGTCCACTTCAGAATCAAATCAGCCTCACATTGTCGATCTGGCCAGCCTGCCCGGAGTTCCCTGCCCCTGCGGCACTGCTCGCCGTGCCTTTGCCGATGTTGCAGAATTTCCCGGCACAATCCATCTGACAGAAATCTCAACTGATGCAGAAACGCATTATCACAAAACGCTGACAGAGACCTATTACATTCTCGAATGCAAAGACGATGCCCTGATGGAACTCGATGGCCAACTCACGCCCCTCAAACCCGGCATGTGCATCATGATCCCCCCCGGCGTCCGTCACCGAGCGATCGGAGAAATGAAAATTCTGAACATCGTCTTTCCGAAATTCGATCCCGCTGACGAATTCGTCGATTGA
- a CDS encoding type II toxin-antitoxin system RelE family toxin, translated as MNSKTTRQFRNHLEKLPTEIQQQAKKAYSKFRENPQHPSLRFKKVHASNPIYSVRINDDYRAVGIMNDNEIIWFWIGTHTDYDKLLSNR; from the coding sequence ATCAATTCCAAAACGACTCGGCAATTCCGCAATCATCTAGAAAAACTACCAACAGAGATTCAGCAGCAGGCAAAAAAAGCCTACTCAAAGTTTAGAGAGAATCCTCAGCATCCCAGTCTTCGATTCAAGAAAGTTCACGCCAGCAATCCCATTTATTCAGTGCGAATAAACGATGACTATCGAGCGGTGGGCATTATGAATGACAACGAAATTATCTGGTTTTGGATTGGCACGCATACGGACTATGACAAGTTGCTTTCCAATCGATAA
- a CDS encoding dioxygenase family protein, whose protein sequence is MIIQPRRAFLQSMAVATTALWTTPGLFAEQLTPTSRMTEGPFYPDKLPLDTDNDLIVVNNSITPAIGELTHLSGKVLTANGSPIRNAFVEIWQVDNQGAYLHSGTSNAANRDSNFQGYGRFLTDSTGQYYFRTIKPVAYPGRTPHIHFAVSQNGHRILTTQLLIKGEPQNERDGLFRRISAPAERETILAAFDPIPDSKFGELNANFDLVIGQTVSDEPVSKIQGGIAPSERSAGGRQFGRPPGPPPRRPGNGQ, encoded by the coding sequence ATGATCATTCAGCCACGTCGAGCGTTTCTACAATCGATGGCCGTTGCCACGACCGCACTCTGGACAACACCTGGATTATTCGCGGAGCAACTGACTCCCACTTCCCGCATGACTGAGGGGCCCTTCTATCCCGATAAACTGCCGCTCGATACCGATAACGATTTGATTGTCGTGAACAATTCGATCACGCCTGCCATTGGAGAGCTTACACATCTTTCGGGCAAAGTGCTCACCGCGAATGGTTCTCCGATTCGTAATGCGTTTGTTGAAATCTGGCAGGTCGATAATCAGGGAGCCTACTTGCATTCAGGCACAAGCAATGCTGCCAATCGGGACAGCAACTTCCAGGGTTACGGACGCTTTCTGACTGATTCCACAGGGCAGTATTATTTCCGTACGATCAAGCCAGTCGCCTACCCGGGACGAACTCCGCACATCCACTTTGCCGTCAGTCAGAATGGTCATCGTATTCTGACAACTCAATTGCTGATTAAAGGAGAGCCTCAAAACGAACGTGATGGGCTATTCCGTCGCATCTCCGCACCGGCAGAGAGAGAAACGATTCTAGCCGCATTCGATCCGATTCCCGATTCAAAATTCGGCGAATTGAACGCCAACTTCGATCTCGTGATTGGCCAGACGGTATCTGATGAACCGGTCAGCAAAATCCAGGGAGGCATTGCTCCTTCCGAACGCAGTGCCGGTGGTAGACAATTTGGCCGCCCACCAGGACCACCGCCGCGACGTCCGGGGAATGGTCAGTAG
- the aspS gene encoding aspartate--tRNA ligase — MLRTHTCGELRKSHVGESVTLAGWVDKYRDHAGIVFIDLRDRYGRAQIKFNLEDNSNTQKEARGLRHEDVVQVIGEVVARPDDMVNPKLATGEIEIRVNELKVLSKSATPPFLLDQPDLPNEELRLKHRVVDLRRPELQNAMVLRHKFTKIVRDYFDRHGFLDIETPILGRSSPEGARDYLVPSRVHPGCFYALPQSPQIFKQLLMCAGYDRYMQIARCFRDEDLRADRQPEFTQIDLEMAFVEQNDVLSVVDGMIAEVLKTLKGIDSPVPLPRYTHAEVMERFGSDKPDMRFGMELTDLKEIAADCGFGVFSKTIENGGRVRGLVAPQAAEKYSRKNIDALTAFVGDYGAKGLAFFRVNESGLDSPIAKFFTEEHQQAIIDKMGAKPGDLIFCVADKAPVTSAALAALRNRLGKELELFDPKAFSCLWVVEFPLLQFDAETDRWVAEHHPFCYPHPDDIELLKTDPGKVRAQSYDLVVNGYEAASGSIRIHDPAIQQQIFDLLNIKADEAERRFGFLLEGLRYGAPPHGGMALGLDRWVMLLCGYDNIRDVIAFPKTQKAADMLSGAPSMVDEKQTKELYLELNLPEE, encoded by the coding sequence GTGTTAAGAACTCATACTTGCGGCGAATTACGGAAATCTCATGTTGGCGAAAGCGTCACGCTGGCCGGTTGGGTCGATAAATACCGCGATCACGCCGGCATCGTCTTCATTGACCTGCGAGACCGATACGGCCGGGCTCAGATCAAATTCAATCTGGAAGATAACAGCAACACTCAGAAAGAAGCCCGTGGCTTGCGGCATGAAGATGTTGTTCAGGTCATCGGGGAGGTCGTGGCTCGTCCGGACGATATGGTCAATCCAAAACTGGCGACCGGAGAAATTGAAATCCGTGTCAATGAGTTGAAAGTGCTCAGCAAGTCCGCGACTCCGCCATTCCTGCTCGATCAGCCGGATCTTCCCAATGAAGAATTGCGGCTTAAGCACCGCGTTGTCGATTTGCGTCGTCCCGAATTGCAGAACGCAATGGTGCTTCGGCACAAGTTCACGAAAATCGTTCGCGATTATTTTGACCGACACGGTTTCCTCGATATCGAAACGCCAATCCTCGGTCGCAGTTCACCGGAAGGGGCTCGCGATTATCTGGTTCCGTCTCGGGTCCACCCGGGTTGTTTCTATGCGTTGCCGCAATCTCCTCAGATTTTCAAACAACTTCTGATGTGTGCCGGTTACGATCGTTACATGCAGATCGCCCGCTGTTTCCGTGATGAAGACCTGCGAGCCGACCGCCAGCCGGAATTTACGCAGATCGATCTCGAAATGGCCTTCGTCGAGCAGAACGATGTGCTTTCTGTTGTCGATGGCATGATTGCTGAAGTCCTCAAAACACTCAAAGGCATCGACTCACCGGTTCCTTTGCCGCGTTACACGCATGCAGAAGTGATGGAACGATTCGGTTCTGATAAGCCCGATATGCGATTCGGTATGGAACTGACCGACCTGAAGGAAATCGCAGCCGATTGCGGATTCGGCGTCTTCAGCAAGACCATTGAAAATGGCGGACGAGTTCGTGGACTGGTCGCGCCCCAAGCTGCTGAAAAGTACAGCCGAAAGAATATCGATGCTTTAACGGCTTTCGTTGGCGATTACGGTGCCAAAGGCCTGGCCTTCTTTAGAGTCAACGAAAGTGGACTCGATTCTCCGATTGCCAAGTTCTTCACCGAAGAACATCAGCAGGCGATCATCGATAAGATGGGCGCTAAGCCTGGCGATTTGATTTTCTGTGTGGCCGATAAAGCCCCCGTCACCTCGGCTGCGCTGGCTGCACTGCGAAATCGACTCGGCAAAGAGCTGGAACTATTCGATCCCAAGGCGTTTTCCTGCCTGTGGGTTGTTGAGTTTCCTCTGCTGCAATTTGATGCAGAGACTGATCGCTGGGTCGCCGAGCATCATCCGTTCTGCTACCCGCATCCCGATGACATCGAATTATTGAAAACAGATCCCGGCAAAGTTCGGGCACAATCGTACGATCTGGTGGTCAATGGTTATGAAGCCGCTTCCGGCAGTATTCGTATTCACGATCCCGCGATTCAGCAGCAGATTTTCGATCTGCTCAACATCAAAGCCGACGAAGCCGAAAGACGATTTGGCTTCCTGCTTGAAGGTTTGCGATACGGTGCACCACCACACGGAGGAATGGCTCTCGGTCTCGACCGCTGGGTGATGCTCCTTTGCGGTTACGACAACATCCGCGACGTAATCGCCTTCCCCAAAACACAAAAAGCAGCCGACATGCTTTCAGGGGCTCCATCGATGGTCGACGAAAAACAAACGAAAGAACTGTATCTCGAATTGAACCTGCCCGAAGAGTAA
- the prmC gene encoding peptide chain release factor N(5)-glutamine methyltransferase: MESPQPNNPVANPQSTEWTVQKILTWTTEHLRNKGIESPRLESEILLAHARKCERIQLYTNFAEVLSEEVRAKMRELVKRRVNREPVAYLVGKKEFFSLDFLVKPGVFIPRPETEALVMKSQEALANRKSAHILELCSGSGCISVSLAKQLLEAQITAVELHDIPYQATLANADRHKVSQRVQVLQGNLFQPLPAGVQFDLLVSNPPYVREDEMAELEADVRHHEPREALVAGEDGLDIVRKILEQAGTYLKPGALCLLEMDPAQTQAAIEYAKQIGTWSEVHGFVDDTGRTRFLSAKYQP; the protein is encoded by the coding sequence TTGGAATCGCCGCAGCCCAATAATCCGGTGGCGAATCCGCAGTCTACAGAGTGGACTGTGCAGAAAATCCTCACTTGGACGACCGAGCATCTTCGCAATAAGGGGATCGAATCTCCCCGGCTCGAAAGTGAAATCTTGCTCGCACATGCTCGCAAATGCGAGCGTATTCAACTCTATACAAACTTTGCTGAAGTCCTCAGTGAAGAAGTCCGCGCGAAAATGCGGGAGCTCGTCAAGCGCCGGGTGAATCGTGAACCGGTTGCTTATCTCGTTGGTAAGAAAGAGTTTTTCAGTCTCGACTTTCTCGTCAAGCCGGGAGTTTTCATACCGCGACCCGAGACCGAAGCTCTGGTCATGAAAAGTCAGGAAGCACTGGCGAATCGAAAGTCTGCTCATATTCTGGAACTCTGTTCCGGAAGTGGTTGCATCTCTGTTTCCCTGGCTAAACAGCTATTAGAAGCACAGATTACTGCTGTTGAACTCCACGATATCCCTTATCAGGCGACTCTGGCTAATGCCGATCGTCACAAAGTGAGTCAACGCGTGCAGGTTTTGCAGGGAAATCTGTTTCAGCCTTTGCCAGCCGGTGTTCAATTCGATTTACTGGTCAGCAATCCTCCCTATGTACGAGAGGATGAAATGGCCGAACTGGAGGCTGATGTCCGACATCACGAGCCCCGCGAAGCCTTGGTAGCCGGGGAAGATGGATTGGATATTGTCCGCAAAATTCTGGAACAGGCAGGAACGTATTTGAAACCGGGAGCACTTTGTCTGCTCGAAATGGACCCCGCTCAAACGCAGGCGGCGATAGAATATGCAAAGCAAATCGGAACCTGGAGTGAAGTGCACGGATTCGTCGATGATACCGGTCGAACACGATTTTTGTCTGCGAAATATCAACCTTAA
- the murA gene encoding UDP-N-acetylglucosamine 1-carboxyvinyltransferase, translating to MMDQLKIQGGLKLKGTITVSGAKNAALPIMAACLAIPGRTILENIPKLRDTNSMIQLLTQLDVKVEQASDNTVTLEPQSNLISHADYDLVRTMRASVCVLGPLLASRGEATVSLPGGCNIGHRPIDLHLKGLAALGAEISIQQGYVHAKARELRGARIFLGGPQGSTVTGTCNVMSAAVLAKGETIIEAAACEPEVVDLGNFLQASGAHIEGLGTPTIKIQGVEELQAIKYRVIPDRIEAATWMMAAAITQGDVTLESLRIDHLSALFDALQRAGIVPEIMSDSVRISGIHQMHPADIVALPYPSFPTDLQAQMTALMTLTTGISVVTDRVFPDRFMHAAELMRMGARLRRDGCSVIIDGVPTLSGAHVMASDLRASAALIIAALAAQGETIIRRIYHLERGYENLTGKLMSLGADVERMKEPK from the coding sequence ATGATGGATCAGCTCAAAATTCAGGGGGGATTGAAGCTCAAGGGAACTATCACCGTTTCCGGTGCCAAAAATGCGGCTCTTCCCATCATGGCGGCTTGTCTGGCCATTCCTGGGCGCACGATCCTCGAGAACATTCCCAAACTTCGCGATACCAACAGCATGATTCAGTTGCTTACGCAGCTCGATGTCAAAGTCGAACAGGCTAGTGACAATACGGTGACTCTGGAACCGCAGTCGAATCTAATCAGTCATGCTGATTACGATCTCGTTCGCACCATGCGGGCCAGTGTTTGTGTCTTGGGGCCACTACTTGCCAGTCGGGGAGAAGCGACGGTTTCTTTGCCGGGAGGCTGCAATATTGGACACCGGCCGATCGATCTGCATCTCAAAGGACTGGCTGCCTTAGGGGCAGAGATCTCAATTCAGCAAGGTTATGTTCATGCCAAAGCCCGAGAATTACGAGGGGCACGCATTTTTCTAGGCGGGCCTCAAGGCAGCACAGTCACAGGAACATGCAATGTGATGTCGGCTGCGGTGCTTGCCAAAGGGGAGACTATCATTGAAGCGGCTGCCTGTGAACCGGAAGTGGTCGATCTGGGAAATTTTCTGCAGGCTTCCGGGGCTCACATCGAAGGACTGGGCACACCGACCATAAAAATTCAAGGCGTTGAGGAACTTCAGGCGATCAAATACCGAGTGATTCCCGATCGCATCGAAGCGGCAACCTGGATGATGGCAGCGGCTATTACTCAGGGGGATGTCACTCTCGAATCTCTTCGAATCGATCATCTTTCCGCTCTGTTTGATGCTCTGCAGCGAGCAGGAATCGTTCCGGAAATTATGTCAGATTCCGTCCGAATTTCTGGCATCCATCAAATGCACCCTGCGGATATTGTTGCATTGCCCTATCCCAGTTTCCCGACCGATCTCCAGGCCCAGATGACTGCACTCATGACTCTGACAACGGGAATCAGTGTGGTGACAGATCGAGTTTTCCCGGATCGCTTCATGCATGCTGCTGAGTTGATGCGAATGGGAGCACGACTGCGACGCGATGGTTGTAGCGTAATTATTGATGGCGTCCCGACTTTGAGCGGTGCCCATGTGATGGCCTCCGACCTGCGCGCCTCGGCTGCCTTAATAATCGCCGCTCTTGCTGCGCAGGGAGAAACAATCATTCGCAGGATTTATCATCTCGAACGAGGATATGAAAATCTGACCGGAAAACTGATGAGTCTGGGGGCGGATGTGGAACGAATGAAGGAGCCAAAGTGA